ATAGGAATGTCTCTAGTGTCATCATTGGTTGCTAGAGAGATAACAGATGAAGGCTCTGCATCAAAAGGTACTATCCATGGTGAAGGCTTTGTAGCATGGGGAAGAGTTTCTTCGGCTGAGAGGAAGAGGAAAAAGCCTTGTCGACTGTAGAAGAGGTGGCTAGAGGAGGGATTACTGAAGATGGAGCTAGTGGAGCATCTGGAGTGGTTCAAGCCTTGACTCTCCTTGGCCCCAGGAGACAATGGAAGGGACTACTGGATTCACAACTAgcttgacttcatcttcttctagaaACATAGACTTTAGGTGCTGCCCAGCAAGGTCAGCTTATTGCTCAATTGCCTCCACCTTAAATCAGGTCTTGCTATCACTTGGATGTTTTATTACCTCGAACAAGTTAAAGGTGGCTTTATGGTCCTCCACACTTATCTCCACATTTCCATTTCCTATGTCCACAACACATTTTGCAGTTAGCATGAATGGTCTGCCCAATATTAAGGGAATATCAGAATCCTCTTTTATGTCTATTATCACAAAGTCCATTGGAAAAGTGAATTGGCGAACTTTAACCAGGACATCTTCAACTACACCATATGGTCTGATAATGGAGCGGTCTGCTAGTTGAAGAGTCATTTTAGTAGGAGCAACCTTCAGATTTCCGATTCTTCGACACATAGAGAGAGGCATCAAATTAATGATTGCCCCTAGATCAATGAGAGCTTTACCCACTGACACATCCCTAATAGAGCATGGGATGGTTATATTTCCTGGGTCTTTGAATTTCCTTGGTAAAATTTTATGGATTACAACactgcaatttccttccaccacaatgCTCTCATTGTTGa
This genomic interval from Glycine max cultivar Williams 82 chromosome 5, Glycine_max_v4.0, whole genome shotgun sequence contains the following:
- the LOC102660109 gene encoding uncharacterized protein, whose product is MENAEREKRDEGVLEDVSNKEGENRKREEDEEEKNESKEKGEKVLLIKTKSQLAKEARKEIPSVPMKDITYPLVPSKKDKERYFAQFLDIFNKLEITIPFREVLQHMPLYTKFLKDLLTKKGKYINNESIVVEGNCSVVIHKILPRKFKDPGNITIPCSIRDVSVGKALIDLGAIINLMPLSMCRRIGNLKVAPTKMTLQLADRSIIRPYGVVEDVLVKVRQFTFPMDFVIIDIKEDSDIPLILGRPFMLTAKCVVDIGNGNVEISVEDHKATFNLFEVIKHPSDSKT